One window of the Piliocolobus tephrosceles isolate RC106 chromosome 17, ASM277652v3, whole genome shotgun sequence genome contains the following:
- the ZDHHC1 gene encoding probable palmitoyltransferase ZDHHC1 — translation MNICNKPSNKTAPEKNVWTAPPAQPSRPSPELQGQRSRRNGWSWPPHPLQIVAWLLYLFFAVIGFGVLVPLLPHHWVPAGYACMGAIFAGHLVVHLTAVSIDPADANVRDKSYAGPLPIFNRSQHAHVIEDLHCNLCDVDVSARSKHCSACNKCVCGFDHHCKWLNNCVGERNYRLFLHSVASALLGVLLLVLVATYVFVEFFVNPMRLRTNRHFEVLKNHTDVWFVFLPAAPVETQAPAILALAALLILLGLLSTALLGHLLCFHIYLMWHKLTTYEYIVQHRPPQEAKGVHRELESCPPKMRPIQEMEFYMRTFSHVRPEPPGQARPAAVNANPSQFLATHGQAEPPPPSSPDTLALPPRIRPQKKRKRRVYKVRTSETSDRASGPRAPGRRSSSSTDSAGASPVHAAGPAGAYHSASAESVDEIPVAQTRLGSAALAAPRGQGREPTLALQARAPAVFVSPSSGEPAAPGGGEAGLA, via the exons ATGAACATCTGCAACAAGCCCTCCAACAAGACTGCCCCTGAGAAGAATGTGTGGACAGCGCCGCCGGCACAGCCCAGCAGACCCTCCCCTGAGCTGCAGGGCCAGCGATCCCGCCGGAATGGGTGGAGCTGGCCCCCTCACCCGCTCCAGATTGTGGCCTGGCTGCTGTACCTCTTCTTTGCTGTGATCGGCTTTGGGGTCCTTGTTCCCCTCCTGCCTCACCACTGGGTGCCTGCTGGCTACGCT TGCATGGGCGCCATCTTTGCCGGCCACCTTGTGGTGCACCTGACCGCCGTCTCCATCGATCCAGCAGATGCCAACGTGCGGGATAAGAGCTATGCAGGGCCCCTGCCCATCTTCAACCGAAGCCAGCATGCACATGTCATTGAAGACCTGCACTGCAACTTGTGCGACGtggatgt GAGCGCTCGCTCCAAGCACTGCAGCGCCTGCAACAAGTGCGTGTGCGGTTTCGACCATCACTGCAAGTGGCTCAACAACTGTGTGGGCGAGCGGAACTACCG GCTCTTTCTACATAGTGTTGCATCCGCTTTACTGGGTGTCCTGCTCCTGGTGCTGGTGGCCACATATGTCTTTGTGGAGTTCTTTGTCAACCCCATGCGGCTGCGCACCAACCGACACTTTGAAG TGCTGAAGAATCACACGGATGTGTGGTTCGTGTTCCTGCCTGCTGCCCCCGTGGAGACCCAGGCCCCTGCCATTCTGGCCCTGGCTGCCCTGCTCATCCTTCTGGGCCTGCTGTCCACAGCCCTCTTGGGGCACCTGCTCTGCTTCCACATTTATCTCA TGTGGCACAAGCTCACCACCTATGAGTACATCGTGCAGCACCGCCCACCACAGGAGGCCAAGGGGGTTCACAGGGAGCTCGAGTCATGTCCTCCCAAGATGCGGCCCATTCAG GAGATGGAGTTCTACATGCGGACCTTCAGCCATGTGCGCCCAGAGCCCcctggccaggccaggccagcagCAGTGAATGCCAA TCCCTCCCAGTTTCTTGCCACCCATGGCCAAGCGGAACCTCCACCACCCTCTTCCCCAGACACTCTCGCCCTGCCTCCCCGGATCCGACCCCAG aaaaagaggaagaggcgCGTGTATAAAGTGCGGACGTCTGAGACCTCGGATCGGGCGTCGG GGCCCAGGGCCCCCGGCCGCCGCTCCAGCTCGTCGACGGATTCCGCGGGCGCCAGCCCTGTGCACGCTGCTGGCCCTGCTGGCGCCTACCACTCGGCATCGGCAGAGTCCGTGGACGAGATACCAGTGGCGCAGACGCGCCTGGGCAGCGCCGCTCTGGCCGCCCCACGGGGCCAGGGCCGAGAGCCCACGCTGGCGCTGCAGGCGCGTGCGCCCGCCGTTTTCGTGAGTCCGAGTAGCGGCGAGCCCGCGGCGCCGGGCGGCGGGGAGGCTGGTCTGGCTTAG